Proteins from one Helicobacter ganmani genomic window:
- the ung gene encoding uracil-DNA glycosylase, with product MESQIKLENIKIEQGWKEILKDEFLSPYFAEIKAHYLEAKTSGAVIYPPAKLIFNAFNLTPFDKLKVVLLGQDPYHQPHQAMGLSFSVPSGVRIPPSLQNIYKELQMDLGIPPCQSGDLSSWAREGVLLLNSILSVEAGKPTSHQHFGWQHFTDAVISQINFHCEGIIFLLWGNYAKAKKSLINPNKHFILEAAHPSPLARSGFLGCQHFSKTNAILTQLGKTPINWRLD from the coding sequence ATGGAATCACAAATTAAACTTGAAAATATCAAAATAGAGCAAGGCTGGAAAGAAATTTTAAAAGATGAGTTTCTATCACCCTATTTTGCAGAGATTAAGGCACATTATTTGGAGGCTAAAACAAGCGGTGCGGTGATTTATCCTCCTGCAAAACTTATTTTTAATGCGTTTAATCTCACGCCCTTTGACAAGTTAAAAGTTGTACTCTTAGGACAAGACCCCTACCACCAACCTCATCAGGCAATGGGATTGTCTTTCTCTGTGCCTAGTGGGGTTAGGATTCCGCCCTCATTGCAGAATATTTATAAAGAATTACAAATGGATTTAGGAATTCCTCCTTGTCAAAGCGGAGATTTAAGCTCTTGGGCGCGCGAGGGTGTATTGCTCTTAAATAGCATTTTGAGTGTGGAAGCAGGCAAGCCCACCTCTCATCAGCATTTTGGTTGGCAACATTTCACTGATGCCGTGATTTCACAAATCAACTTTCACTGCGAGGGAATTATTTTTTTATTGTGGGGAAATTATGCAAAAGCCAAAAAATCCTTGATTAACCCCAACAAACATTTTATTCTTGAGGCTGCCCACCCCTCTCCTTTAGCGCGTAGCGGGTTTTTGGGTTGTCAGCATTTTTCAAAAACCAATGCGATTCTTAC